Proteins from a genomic interval of Paenibacillus sp. FSL R5-0623:
- a CDS encoding sugar ABC transporter permease — MNANKIYPWYFSSGAIVLYLLFIVAPALLGIYYSFTDWNSYSSEKNFIGLEHFRTILAGDPTYLLFIKNTVLFTLVTSIAKTVLGLFLALLLVSGVKAANLHRMIIFSPQVLSFLIVGLVFKSLLDPNNGFVNVTLRSMGLDVLAQNWLGSLTWAMPSIMAVDTWKGMGYIMVLFIAGLLAIPRDYYEAASIDGAGFGQKLFRITIPMLMPTITIATVLNITYGLRVFDAVYVLTNGGPGNATDVINTAVYSSFAKGYWGLGSALSTILFVIMAIISFFIIRLMNRKVEY, encoded by the coding sequence TGTATTATATCTGCTGTTCATCGTTGCTCCCGCCCTGCTGGGCATCTATTATTCCTTCACTGACTGGAACAGTTACAGTTCGGAGAAGAACTTTATCGGTCTGGAGCATTTCCGTACCATATTGGCGGGTGATCCGACCTATCTTCTTTTTATCAAAAACACAGTCCTGTTCACCCTCGTGACATCCATCGCCAAGACGGTTCTCGGCTTGTTTCTGGCTCTGCTGTTGGTCAGCGGTGTAAAGGCCGCGAATCTGCACCGGATGATCATCTTCTCGCCACAAGTGTTGTCGTTCCTGATTGTTGGGCTTGTGTTCAAAAGTCTGCTCGATCCCAACAACGGGTTCGTTAACGTGACCCTACGTTCCATGGGACTAGACGTTCTCGCCCAGAACTGGCTGGGCTCCCTGACCTGGGCCATGCCATCCATTATGGCGGTGGATACGTGGAAAGGCATGGGGTACATCATGGTGCTGTTCATCGCCGGACTGCTCGCGATTCCACGTGATTATTACGAAGCAGCGTCCATTGACGGCGCCGGGTTTGGGCAGAAGTTGTTCCGGATCACCATTCCGATGCTAATGCCTACCATTACCATCGCCACGGTGCTTAATATTACGTATGGGCTGAGAGTATTCGATGCCGTATACGTGCTAACCAACGGTGGCCCCGGTAACGCAACAGATGTCATTAACACGGCTGTCTATTCCTCTTTTGCCAAAGGGTATTGGGGACTGGGGAGTGCGTTATCTACCATTCTGTTTGTCATCATGGCGATCATCTCCTTTTTCATCATTCGTTTGATGAACCGAAAGGTGGAATACTGA